The genome window CACTCTGCATGGGATTGTCCGCGGCGCTTTTGGGCTGGTCTGTCCTGGAACTAATACTCTCTTTACAAAATTATTTTCCGGGATATACATTACTCCTTCTGGCAACAGGTGGACTCACGGGAGCCGTGATGACCGCCGTAATGGCTTCCATTGAAGGAATCCTTCATAAAAATACAGTAAAAATTCATAAGGAATGGTCCCTTGGTTTCTTGTGGGGCCTGGCTGGAGGAATGATTGGAGCTTTAGGTGGCCAGTACCTATTTACCCTGATTCTTCCTAGCACTCTCATGCCGGAGTCCTATATTTACCCCTATTATGGGGCAAGGATTGTGAGTTGGGCATTTTTGGGAGCCTTTATCGGGACCGCCGAAGGAATAAGATCCAGGTCAAATCAAAAACTCACTGCCGGACTGATAAGCGGTATCCTTGCTGGTCTAGTAGGGGGGTCAATCGTGGAAACAGCCATGCTTTTTTTCCCCCAAGATAGTTGGCTTAAACTCCCAGGATTTATGATCATGGGAATCGGTACGGCGGTTCTAACAATCTTCATTGAAGAAAAAACATCTCCCGGCGTATTCAGAGTGCTCAACGGTGTCTCTAAAGGTCGTAAATATTTGTTAAACCAGCGAAAGGTAACCCTAGGGAGCAAACATTCTTGCGATATCTCTCTTCAGGGAGACGAAAAAATTCCTGATTTAGCCGTGATACTCAAAAGAAAAGGCAAAGAAATGACCCTGGAAAGCAAAGAAGGATTTTCTGTTTCGGTTAACGATGAAATGACCCATAAAACCACGTTAAAGTATGAGGATGTTGTTAAAATAGGAAACTTGAAATTTCTGTATGAGGTAAATTCATGAAAAATAATTACAAACGTCTCTATTCTATTCTGATGATTTTTTGGGTCCTGTCACCTCTTTACTCACAGGAAAATGTTGCTATAACCGGTGTAGATACAAGCAAAATGCTCAAAAACGGCCTCATACATCTGTACGTATCATTTGCTGATACCATCACAGAAGAAGACCTTCCCGGGAAAGAAGATTTTATTTTAAACGAATTTGATTTTGACAGTGATGAATGGAAAGAGGAAGAAATCAAAGATGTTCAATATAACGGATTTAAACAGGAAGAGATTTCATTCATCTTGTTAATTGATAATTCTGGCAGTATGTACGACACCCTCGCAGGAATACCTACAGAAGAAAATGATTCACAAAGGATATTCTTTGTTCTCAAAGCCCTGCAGGATTTATTCTCATCAACAAGAGAATTTAAGGACTCACTTGCCTTATATACATTTAACACCAATATTGAAAAAATCAGCAGTTTTACATCAGATAGAAATCAACTGCTAAATAGTTTGTCACAAATCACTCAGCCCACAGCCGAAGAATCTTACACCGAACTCTATAGAGCCATGCAGCTTGCCTCGGATGAATTGAGTAAAAGACCAGGAAGAAAAGTTCTTATACTTCTGAGTGATGGAGAAAACTATACATACTCTGAAAACAAAAAAACACCTCACCCTCTGTGGGGAAACAACCTCATCCAAATTGAAGATGTTGAAAGTTCTTTACAGAAAAGAGGGATCACCCTGTACACAATTCATTACGCCCGTTCTTCAGACCCGTCGCTGGTGCAAGTGTCCACCCAGAGCGGAGGGAGTTCCTATCCCGTAGCGTCTAAGGATGAACTACTCCTGGCTTATAGGGAAATACACAGTAAGATCAATAGAGAATTCAGAGTATCCTATAAACCGAAAGTATCTAATTTCAGGGAACGACTGGTCTCCGTCAGTGCGTCTAATAAAGGAACCAGTCCGGAATTCTCATTTAGGTGGGAAACATTCTGGGGATTAACCCCTGTTCTCCCCTGGTGGGTCTACTGTGTACTAACTCTTTTGTCTCTGATGATTGTTTTCATTATACACAAAACACCATTTGAGAAGATTTATACCTTTCCCCACCTAGAAGTTCTTTCTCCCTATGAATCCGAAAAAACCATTATTCAGATATCAGAAAACAAGACAATGATAGCGGTTGGCCGGGAACAGACGGTCATTATGGATGAGGGGGAATTTAAAAATAAAAATGATGATGAAACGGGGATTACAATCATAAAAGGACCAGATGGAAAGTACCAGATGGAAGCCGATCATGAAATAATGGTAAACAACAAGACGGTCATATCCAGAGAGCTGGAACCGGGAGATGTGATTCGAAGCGAAGGAACACTCATAATCTTTGATGAACCGGAAGAAGATAAAAAGTGAAAACGTCATCATGGCAAACAAGAGAGCTTGTCATGAAAGACTAATTCCTATATTATCCACGTCACACATCAAAAGAGAAGGAATATACAATGGGACAACGAGGAGAAGTCTTTACTTTAAAACGTTTTGTAGAAGAGGGCGGACTTACCTATTTTTTCAATGTCAAGGAGAACCGCTATGGTGACCTTTTTTTAAATTTAGTTGAAAGTCGAAAAAAGGAAAATCGATTCGTTCGTTTTTCACTCATTGTTTATTCTGAAGATTTCAAAAAGTTTGCAGATGTTATGGAAACAGCTGTAACAAAGCTGAAAGCTTCTTCCCGGGATTGGGAATATGAACTCAAAACTGGTTCTGGGAAAAGAAAATACACATTCAATATCAAATCTGCAAAGAATGGAGAGTTATACCTGATCCTAGCGGAAAGCCGTGTAGGTACAGATGAAAACTATGAAAATGTTTCCATTCGTGTCTTCAAAAAAAATCTGCAAACCTTCTTAGAAGGTTTTGATCAGGCCGCCAGTCATATGACTCCCGCATAAGAGGGTAAAGCAGTCAAATAGCGGCCCGCCCTTGTGGCGGGTTTTTTTATTTAAAATTGCACCTGACCAATTATTTAGCTTGTGTTATATTTAAGGGTTGTAAGCCACCCCAAATTTTGGAGGAGACGTGTTTCTTAAACGCATAGAAATAATGGGTTTTAAGTCCTTTGCAGACAGAACTCATATTGACTTTACAGATGGAATTACAGCGCTGCTAGGTCCCAATGGATGCGGAAAAAGCAATATAGTAGATGCCATGAAGTGGGTTCTGGGTGAACAGTCCACTAAAAACATGAGAGCCGAAAAGATGGAAGATGTCATCTTCAATGGTACGGATGAACGCAAAGCACTGAATGTTGCAGAAGTCACCCTTATAATTTCCAATGAAGAAAACCTCCTAGACCTTGATCTTTCCGAGATATCTATTAAACGACGCCTCTATAGAAATGGTGATAGTGAATACTTTGTAAATAATACTCTGGTCAAGCTCAAAGAATTGAGAGAGCTCTTTTATGACACAGGAATAGGTAAATCTGCTTACTCAATTATGGAACAGGGAAAAATAGATCAAGTCCTTTCAAATAAGCCTGAAGAAAGGCGCTACCTGTTTGAAGAAGCGGCGGGTATCACACGTTTCAAAATGAAAGGCAGTGAAGCTGAAAGAAAACTCAACAAGACCAATGAAAACATGGTTCAAGTTGAAAATATCCTGAGTGAAGTCAAAAAGAATTATGAAACGCTAAAAAAACAATCTGATAAAACACTCATTTATAGACAATTACGAGAAGAAATATCATCAATCGACATTGATCTTCAACTCCTCAAATACAACCAACTAGTGAGCCAGCTGCAATCAAAAGAGAAAATACTAAATAAAGAACTTGAGAATAAAGGTAAAATAGTAGAAGAGATCAATAGCCTGAATGGAAACCTCGCCAGTAATCTGGATGAAGTGAATTCAATGGAAAATGAACTCATTGAAGACCAAAAACGGCTTTATGGCCTCGATCTTGAAAAAGAGAATCTTTCAGATAGGATTAAATTTCTGGGAGAACAGTTGGGAGAACTGGAAAATCAAAAACAAACTCTCAAACAAAAAGAACTTGATTTCCTAGATAAAAAAGAAGGCTTTAAGAAAGAAGAGGTCAACCGGAAAAATTCCTTACAGGAATTCAAGGATCAGTTGAAAGATATAGAAAATAATATTCTAAACTTTCAAAAGAACATCAAGTCTGCAGAAATTGGGATCGACGAGAATTCCCGTATAATAAAAGAAACCGAATCTCGGATTGTTCAGGGTGAGAAAGACAGAGAAACCCTACAGCATAAACTCAGAGACTTAACGGATAACATCGTCCATCAACTTGATCAGGGTCTCAAGAATTCAGGATTTTCCATAAAAAAGAAGAAAGAGCTAGAAGAAAAGGTCATATCTCAACTCAAGGCTGTACAGATACAACTGGAGGGTAAAATTAGACTTTTTGATGATTCTTCAAGAGTCGGACACGGTAAAGATGATTCTGAAATATGGGATTCAGGGGTTCTAATCTTGAGGGAATTCCAAAAAAACCTGTCTGTCCTTGAAGAGTCCATTCACAATCTTGCAGATTCTCTCCCAGATTTTCTGGAAGAGTTTCTTGCTCCCAGTGGCATTATCAGTAAAAAAAGAGATATTGACGATAACATAGAAAAACTGGCTTTGAGTCTTAAAAACGATAGAGATAGTGTTAAGACCAAAACCGATGAATCGATGAAATTGAACATAAGGATTCAGGAATACAGAAATACCCTTGAGGAATTGAGAGTCAATAAAGCCAGGATGGCCACCCAAATAACGGCCATAGAGGACAATATACAAGTCTTATCCAGAGAAATCATGGAATTGGAAGAACAGATTCGAAATAATCTGGAAGAAATAAATCATGTAGAAGCCCGGAAAATGGAAACCCAGAAAAAAATTGACGAATCGGGCATCCTCTTGAAAAACCATGATGTATCCAAGAAAGATCTTCTATTGAAACTCAAAAAGCTTGAAAAATCCATCCAAAACAGAACAAAGGATGTGAGCGGGAAAGAGGGTGAATTAAAGAAGAAAAATGCAGATCTTCAAAAATTGATCTTGAATCTGGAAAAGGTTAACCTTGAAATTGAACATATTAATACAGATCTACAGGAATTGAAACAAAACTTCCGAGAGAATAATTCTGCTGATATCATGAGTTTTATAGAGAGGATACCTTTTCTGAATACAAATCGTCAGGATCTAAAAAGTGATTATTCAGCGGCAAGGGAAAAACTGAGGGCATTGGGACAGGTCAACCTGATGGCTCCGGAAGAATTCTCCGAAGTCAAAGAGCGTTATGATTTCCTCAATAAACAATTGGAAGACCTGCGAACAGCAAAGGAACATTTAATTCAGGTTACCAATGAAATACGAAAGGAGTCGGCTCATCTTTTCCAGAAAACCTATCAGGAAATTAAAAAGAATTTTAATGAAACATTTCGAAGAATGTTCGGAGGTGGACGGGCAGAGTTGAAACTCGTAGATCCAGAGAATATTCTTGAGTCCGGTATAGAAATTTACGCACAGCCTCCCGGAAAAAAACTTGAGAACATCGCTCTTCTATCCGGTGGAGAACGATCGCTCACAGGAGTGGCTCTGCTCTTTGCAACATATAAGGTAAAACCCTCACCATTTTGTATCCTCGATGAGATCGATGCGGCCCTCGATGAAGCTAATATTCAGAGGTTCATCAATGTTCTCATGGATTTTGGGGAGAGATCACAATTTATTGTGATTACCCACAACAAAAAGACCGTAACGGGAGCCAAAACTCTATTGGGTATAACCATGCAGGAATCTGGAGTCTCTAAGCTTATTGCTATGAAAATAGGAGAAGCCAATGAAACTCGCTAATATAATGGTCTCCATCAACAAAAAAGTCCTAATACTGATGGGAGTTGCAGCTCTCCTCCTTTCATTTTTAATCGTGACCTTGATGTTATTCTTTAACTATAGAGAGGAACAGTCGGTGAAAGAGGCAGAACAGAAAAAAATGGCCTATGATATGAGTATTCTAAGTCAGACAACGAAAAGTAAAAATAGAAGTGAACTGATTTATCCGGAAGTCATTGAAGAGCAGGACTTGAGCATTGATCCCTATCGTGAAAAAGATTTTAAATGGACTGCCGATGAAGTCTCCAGGCTGTGGATTGAACCGGATGCCGGAGATATTGACTACTTCACCGATGCCAATCATAAACTAGTATGGGATATTCTCAAAGATGCGCCCTGAATATCTGATCTTACCACTGTTGCTCCTCATGGCTTTGTCATCTTGCCAAACAACAGCAGATGATATAGAGAACCCGTCCCCTGTAGAATCAGGAAACATCACCACTGAAGTTCAGGCAGAAACAATTCAAGCAGAAGAGCCCGCACAGGAAGCTCAAACAACAGACACAGTAATAGAATCCGTCACAGTAGAGGAATCTCCGGACGAGATAACTGTTGAAGAGGAACCTATTCCCAAACTGATTTCCGATTTGAAAGAAAAAGATCGCAGGGGAGGGTTAAAAAAACAATCCGAGCCTGAAATAACGGATATGCCGGAGATTATATCACCCTCGTCGACCTTAGAAGCTCCTGAGGAACTTGATCCTGAAGAAGAGGCCCAAGAGACTATCGCTCCGCCAGTTTCCGAGGAACCTATACCTTCTGATGAGCCAATAGAGTATTTTGAAGCAGATCCTCTACCATCTGAAACAGCAGAGCCAGACAGGGATCTACTTCCCTCTGAAAATGAATCAGCTCCATTCAATCCTTTACTCCCCATTTTGATTCAACCTCACCAGAGTGATTCTGAATCACCAGTTCCCACAATGCCAGAGAAGATTCCCCAGAATAATATACCAGCAGATACGGAACAGCCCTCTGCTCTGGATGTGGAAGAAATTGACCAAGAACTGCCCTCTGAAAATCAGAATGAAAATGACACCATATTGCCTATTGCCTCCGGCGAGTATCAACTCAGTTCTGATTCATCTGGGAAACTGATCATACAACTTCAGGGACCGGGCTGGATCTATCTCTCCAACAATGGAGACTCATCGTTCAAATTAATAGACAAATCCTATGACCCTGAAAGCGGTAGAACCAAATTCATTTTTAGCACATCTCAGGAAGAAGATTTGATCAATGAAATCATTTTTTTAAAACAGGATTTACTGCGTGGAGAATCCGCTCAGCAGTCCCTTACGATCGATAGCAGTAACAATCCCCTGATCAACGATCAAAACATCACAGAGACTCCTGAGGGCTCTCAAAACAGCTTAGAGACTATTATCAGCAACAGTGATGAAAAACCCCTTACAGAGGATCAGGAGAGGGAAGAACAACAATGGCAGGATTCCTTGTACCCAGAGCTAGGGACAATCGATGAGACCATGTCTGAAGAAACAATTTCGAGTGAAAATACCGCCCGGGAAAATTCGACAGTTCAAGAGGAACCATTTCCCCCTACAGGCCTCAAGGCTTCAGAGCTTCTAAAGCAAGCTGAGTACTATGAACAACCCGGTCCGGGGCAATCTCTCGAAAAAGCCATGCAGCTTTATGATATTATCATAAAAGATTACCCGGTAACAGAAGAGAGATTCATTGCCGAAAGCAGAATTAGATATCTAAACAAACATTATTTTAAAGTACAGTGATAAATGATTTTATTTCATCCTTAGGGTGTTGACTAAGCTGCCGAATATCTGTATAAAAACTGGATAGTTAAAGAAGGGTTCGATTAATATATGCTTGAAAAATTAACAGAGAAATTTTCAGATCTTTCCAGACAGTTGTCGGGACAGTCCAAAATTTCAGATAAAAATATTGAAGATGCAGTCAATGAAATAAAAATGGCACTCCTTGATGCGGATGTTAACATTCGTGTAGTGCGCCGTTTTGTAAATCATACGATTGAAGAAGCCAGGGGAGAAAAGGTTCTAAAAGCCATCAATCCCGGGCAGATGTTTATCAAGTTAGTACATGATCGTATGGTGACCCTCCTGGGAGATAGCAAACAGGATTTAATCTTAAAGGGTCCAGACACCGTTTCTTCAATACTCTTTCTTGGGCTCAACGGAGCTGGTAAGACAACGACTGCCGCAAAATTGGCAGCCCGCCTTAAATCCGAAGGGAGACGTCCTCTACTGGTTGCCTGTGACCTTGCACGGCCCGCAGCTGTTCAGCAGCTCAAGGTCCTAGGAGAGCAAACTGATGTTGAAGTTTATTCCGAAGAGTCTCAGAATCCTGTAAAAGTCGCTAAAAACGCGCTGAAACACGCTAAAAAGTTTCAATTTAATACGGTAATATTTGATACTGCAGGTCGACTTCAGATCGATGCTGATCTAATGAAACAGATCAAAGAGATCAAAGATGCCGTAAAACCTGATGAAACAATCCTTGTTGCCGATGCTATGACCGGTCAGAGTGCCGTTGACATAGCAAAGACATTTGATGAAGAATTGGATTTGTCAGGTGTTATACTCAGTAAATTTGACTCCGATACACGCGGCGGTGCTGCTCTTTCCCTCAAGAGCATCACAGGTAAAGCAATTAAGTTTATCGGAGTCGGTGAAAAAATAGAAAATCTTGAACCTTTTTATCCTGAGAGAATTGCCTCCCGAATACTGGGAATGGGCGATATCGTCTCTTTGGTAGAAAAGGCACAAGAAACAGCCTCAGAAGAAGAAGCTCTCCAGCTTCAGAAGAAAATGGCTTCTGCCACATTCTCTCTGGAAGATTATCTGGAACAGTTTCAACGGATGCGGAAAATGGGCAGTGTTCAATCACTTGTCGGCATGCTTCCCGGATTGGCAGGGAAAGTATCCGAAGAGGATATTGACGAAAATGCTTTAAAACGCGAAGAGGCAATCATTCTCTCAATGACTCGGAAAGAAAGACAGAATCATCGGATTATTGGTCCACCCCGGAAAAAGCGTATTGCTTTGGGTAGCGGATCCACTGTAGCCGATGTAAACAAGCTTCTGAAGAATTTTGAGAAAATGCGGTTGATGATGAAGAAAATCAGCAAAAATAAAAAGTACCAAGCCCAGCTGATGCAGCAGTTTGGTGGCATGTCTTAAACAGTAGGAGAAAGAATAGTGGTTAAGATACGACTGAAAAGAATGGGAGCGAAGAAGCGCCCTTATTACAGAATAGTTGTTATGGACTCAAGATCACCCAGAGACGGTAGAACCATTGAAGAAGTGGGTTACTATCATCCGGTTGAAGCAGCAGATAAGCAAGTTAAATTCAAAGAAGAAAGAGTCCGCGAATGGTTAGATAAAGGGGCTCAGCCCACTATGACCGTACGGAAACTTCTGAACAAGAATAACTTTTTTATCAAATAAATCTTCAGTGGAGTGGATGTGGAAAAAGACTTAGTTGAATTTATAGCAAAATCTCTCGTAGATGATCCTGATAGTGTAATTGTCAACATGATTGAAGGTGAAAAGTCTACAATTATTGAACTCAAAGTTGCAGACGACGACATTGGAAAGGTCATTGGAAAACACGGACGAATTGCAAAAGCTGTTCGAACGATCCTCAGTGCTTCTGCCAATAAAACCGGTAAGAGGTTTGTGCTGGAAATTCTGGACTAATGTTGAAGGAAATAGCCATTGGCCGTATCCGAAAAACACACGGAGTTAAAGGCTATCTGAAGGTAATGAGTTTTTCGGGTGAATATGACCATTTCATGGATTTGGAAAAGATCACCTTGAAAAGCAAAGATCAATCTAAGATTTTCAAGATTGAAGAAGTAACTCCCTTTAGTGGGGAAATACTAATCAAATTGGAAGGGATTGATACTCCTGAAAAGGGTAAACTGCTTTCCGGTTGGGACATATGGGTCCCCAGGGAACATGCGGCGCACTTAGAACAGGGTGAATTCTACCATGCCGACCTTCATGGTTGTCAGATTTTGCTTGAAGGAAAAGTGATTGGCTCAGTTCAATCCATTCTGGAATCTGGATCGAACGACCTGCTGGAGATCAAAACAGAAAAAGGGATGAAACTGATCCCTTTTAATTCTGTATTTATCGGTGGTGTGGATACAGAAAATAAGACAATAGAATTGCTTGAAGGGTGGATTTTGGATTGAAATTCACCGTTTTAACATTGTTTCCAGAAATTTTGGAATCATTCTTCAACAGTTCTATCATGAAAAAAGCAGTAGAGAAGGGTTTAATTGAGTACAACCTTGTGGATATCAGAGATTTTGCTCTGGATAAACACAGGACTTGTGATGATGCTCCCTATGGGGGTGGAGCAGGAATGGTGCTGAAGGCAGAACCTCTGGCATTAGCGCTGGACTCTGTAAAGGCCTCTGTAAAAAGAACAGTATTTCCAACTCCATCGGGAGTGAGATATACTCAGAAAATTGCTGAGGAATTGTCAGAAGAAAAAGAGATTGTTCTCATTTGCGGCAGATATGAAGGCATTGACCAAAGGATCATTGATCTGTATGTTGATGATGAAGTGTGTATTGGAGATTATGTAATATCCTCCGGTGAAATAGCATCATTAGTGGTCATAGACAGTATCTACCGGCTCTGCGACGGAGTCATTACACAGGAATCCCTGGAAGAAGAAAGCTTTCAGGATACACTGCTGGAATACCCGCATTATACTAGACCCGAGGTGTTTAGAGACCAAAAGGTACCTGACATCTTATTATCCGGACATCATGCCCGCATTGTAGAATGGAGGCATGGAAAACGTCTGGAAAAAACGAAAAAGAATCGTCCTGATTTATGGGACGGCCATGATTTAGACAGGAGGATGAAGTAATGGATATTATTCGTGCTGTTGAAGCTGAACAGTTGAAGGATAACGCTGAAAACTTCAGAGTTGGTGACACCGTTAAGGTTCACTTTAAAATTATTGAAGGTAAAAACGAAAGAATTCAGATTTATGAAGGACTCGTTATTGCAATTAACAACACGGGGATCAACAGAACTGTTACTGTTCGTAAGATTTCCTACGGTGTAGGTGTGGAAAGAATTTTCCCCATTCATTCACCAAAGATTCAATTGATTGAAGTTACCAGACGCGGTAAAGTTAGACGCGCCAAACTCTATTATATCCGTGATAGAGTTGGTAAGGCTGCCAAAGTAAAAGAACTGATAAGAAAAAAAACAGTTACAAAGGCATAATTATTTAGTTGATTTGGAAGGCTCCCTTTGAAAGGGAGCCTTTTTTATTGAAAAGTATACAATCAAAAAATGATTTATGTTATAATGTATTATGCAATGGCTCTGTCTAACAGATAAAAGCAGGTTACTAATGAATAATTATAAAGTCAGCGACTTAAAACCCGGTCTTTCTTGTAATAAACCGGTATACATAGATGAAGAGACTCTTTTCATCCCCGCTGGGGTTCCTATCAGAGAGAAAGACCTCTCTCGTCTTGATAAATGGGGAGTCTCCGAGGTTCAATCTGAAGGCATGTTTTCTGAATCTGAAAACGAAGACTTATTGAACAGCAGACAACTTTGGGGAATCCCCTCAGATAAGGAACTCTCTACGTTCTATAATAAAACTCTCGATGATTTGGATAATTTATTTAATCGTATCAATCTGATGGAAGATATCAATGTAGCAGAACTGGATAGGATCTCTGACAAGTTGATAGATACTGTTGAAAATAAAAAAATGCAGACGATTAGAATGGTTCTAACTCACAACAGCAGCACAAAAGCCATGGCTAAAAGTGCTCTTAATACGGCAATTTTAACCTTAACTATTGGTTTTGCCATGAATAGACCTAGACCAAAATTGCTGCAACTTGTCAACGGCGCTCTCCTTCATGATATTGGAATGATGCGCATACCCGAAGAAATAAAAGTCAAAAAATCCGGCTTAAGCAGTACAGAAATGAACAAACTGAAGAGCCATACAGTTTTTTCCTACCAGATTATCTCGAAGGAACTGGGTTATGGAGATACGATTGCACAAATAGCTCTTGAGCATCACGAACGCTGGGATGGTGATGGTTATCCCCAGGGTAAAAAGAAAGACGATATCCTTATGGAAGCTCGCATTGTTTCCATTGCAGACGCTTTTGAAGCCATGGTGAGTGAAAGGCCCTACCGGAATTCGATGATTGGCTATGAAGCCATGAAGCATATCATCAGTGATAACTCTAGAAAATTTGACCCCGAGATTCTCAGATATTTTATTCACAGTATGGGAATCTATCCTCTGGGGAGCATTGTCATGTTAAATGATTCTACAGTAGCCAGAGTCATAAAAGGAAACCCTGAAGCCCCTCTGCGTCCAGAAGTGATAACACTGATAGACAGTACGGGTAAAGAGTATCCCGGTGATATGGGTCCTGTACTGAATCTACTGGAAATCAAAAACCTTTTTATTGTTAAAGCAGTAGATCTAAATTCTCTGTTATTAAGGAATGATACAGCATAAAAAAGGTGTTCTTGGAGAGCAGAGAGCTACAGATTATCTCTCATCATCAGGATATCAAATTATAAAAAGAAACTTCAGGAAATCCTTCGGAGAAGTCGATATTATAGCTGTAAAGGGAAATAAAATTGTTTTTTGTGAAATTAAAAATTGGGATTATATCGGCTGGGAGGATTTACATTTCAGCATAAATACAAGTAAAATCCAGAGGATAAAGAGGGTTGCAACTCTTTTTCTTCAACAGAATCCGGATTATGATGGTTATCATGTCGGTTTCGATTTGATTCTTTTGTCAAGGAGGATGAAAGTTTTGAATCATATTGAGGATTTTATCTAGGGAGAAGGAGCTCCGAATGGTAAGAATCGCGAAAAATACAGATCCAAAAAAACTCAAGGAATTAAAGTCCAAAATATTGGAACAAGATTATCTTGATTTAGCAATTACAAGGATCGCATTGACATTAACAAATGAAATTGTTCATATGAACGAGGATAAAAGTGGCATCAAATTCCAATAGTAGCCGTCCCCCCCGGAAAAACAATAGAAACCGGAACTATAAGGGAAGGAAGAAGACCAGTCAGACAATTAGCTACACCGGCCCTGCGGTGAGTTGTTCTCTGTGTGAAAAGAATATCAGAGACCTCAGCTCCGCCATCAAAGAAAGAGATTCAGGTCTCCCGGCCCATTTTGACTGTATCATCAAGAAAATTGCAGAAAATGAGACGCTCAAAGAACAGGAAAAGATTGTCTATCTTGGAAGTGGTAAATTTGCTGTTATTCAAACAGAAAACAATCAGAATAAGAATTTCAAGATTGTAAGAGAAATTGAATACGAGGAAAAAGAAGAGGATCCTCCAGAATGGAGAGGATCACTTAAGAAAGAAATTCTATAAGGATTCTATTGTATTCAAAAAAAAGCCACCTCTTGGGTGGCTTTTTTATTTCCAGAACTCTATGAAATCAAAAGTCCTGTAGATCTTTCAACAATTCAAATGCTTTTTTACGTACAACGGTGATGTATCCACTTCTAGGGTCTGCAATCTTTGTCAATTCTTCAAAGACCCTGATATCATCAATTCCATCACTGTCATCCGCCAAATTTTCAACGGCTAAAATAAAAGCATTGGCAAAATTATTATCTTTATTCAGAGCTGTTTGAGAACGCATGGCATCGGCGAGAACAGCCATGGCCACTCCATTGTCATCAGTACCAACCTTAGAAATAGCCACAACAGCCTCTGCCAGAACCATAGGCTCGTTATCAGTTAAGAGTACGGTGATAAGCGATTCACGTGCAAAATCCCCTCCGACTTCACCCAGTAATCTCACGGCCTCTTTACGAACCATGGGAAAGTTGTTAATAACAGCTCCCTGTTCGATGACCTGATTGCTAATGCCCTCTGTTCCCAAGCTGCTAAGGATTCCAACCATTTCTCTATTATCGGGGTCTACATCACCATCTGATATCATTTT of Oceanispirochaeta crateris contains these proteins:
- a CDS encoding HEAT repeat domain-containing protein is translated as MNKFKLGAVLLFSILLTMNLAAQEDEQTIEELYLKSQVKVKIIKAEADSVDRDMKMIAIQDIEKMISDGDVDPDNREMVGILSSLGTEGISNQVIEQGAVINNFPMVRKEAVRLLGEVGGDFARESLITVLLTDNEPMVLAEAVVAISKVGTDDNGVAMAVLADAMRSQTALNKDNNFANAFILAVENLADDSDGIDDIRVFEELTKIADPRSGYITVVRKKAFELLKDLQDF